The following DNA comes from Candidatus Syntrophosphaera sp..
CTGCTGGGAACGCCCTTCCGCCCCGATCATTGTGCTGTTTGCCATGATTCCGGCCGCAAGATCATCGCCTACGACAAGGGAGCCGCTATCCTGATCTGCCCTGACTGCTTTGAACCATCATCAGAGCAGGTCAGATACGAGCTTTTAAGCTCCCAAGGCTCGACCATACTGCAATTGCTGCCCCGGATCGGGGACCACGTCAGTACGATCGGGCTTGAGGGCGAATGCGTACGCCAGATCAACCGGATCTTTGCCGATTTTTACCTGTCCCACTACAACAGGCCTCTAAAATTGCGCAGCCTGGAAGTCTTGGAGCAGTTCTACCGCTGAACCTTAAAAAGGCTCGAACCGGTTGGCCTCCCAATAGAATTGCTCCGCTTCCTTTTGGATCCTGAGCAGCTCGTCGTAGTGCCTCATTTCCCATTTTTCCAGGGTTTGGAAAAAGTGGGTCAGATTGGTGTCGTCAGTTTGCCCGGCGCATTTCCGATAGTGCTCGAAAGCGTCCTTTTCCAGCAGCAGTGCTGTTGAGATCGCCGAAAAGAGATACTGGTCCTCGCCGATCCGTTTGATGAAGCTGGCCGAGAAGATCGGATGGGAGCCTGCGTCTGCCGATGGGGCAAAATCCGCGGGCTGCAGATCGCCCGAAATTTGCTGGTAATAGTTCAGCAGATAGTTGTAATGCAACCTTTCCTCCTCCCTGCGCGAGGTGAAAAAGTCTTTCACCTCTGCGTCGGTGGCATGTGCGGCCGCGTTCTCATACAGCGTAACGCTGTCTTTCTCGCCCTGCATCGCTTTCTTGATCGATGCCAGTAGTTCCTGTTTCTGGGTCATGTTCCATACCTCAT
Coding sequences within:
- a CDS encoding ferritin family protein encodes the protein MTQKQELLASIKKAMQGEKDSVTLYENAAAHATDAEVKDFFTSRREEERLHYNYLLNYYQQISGDLQPADFAPSADAGSHPIFSASFIKRIGEDQYLFSAISTALLLEKDAFEHYRKCAGQTDDTNLTHFFQTLEKWEMRHYDELLRIQKEAEQFYWEANRFEPF